DNA from Rhodothermia bacterium:
ATCGTGAAGGAGGTTGAACCAGCGGGGAAAGTAATTGCACCGCCACCATAAGCACTTGCATGGGCTGGCGTAGGCGCTCCTGGAGGTGTACCATCATTGGTATAGGTAAAGTTACCTTCAGCAGCACCAACTTCTTGTACGGTTTCGGAGAAAGTTACACGAATGCGTTTGAAGCCAACTTGACCAACAGCACGAACCAATACGGGTTCTGCATCGTCAAAGAGGCGATCCAAAACTGCTGGGGCACCGCTTTTGTGGTTAAGCGTATTGTTCATCGCGTCGCTTACAGAAACCATAGCGTTTCCAGCGAAGTCTTTGATGTTGGTTCCGGTAAGTGCAACTGACAATTCAACACCAGCTGTACCATACACTTTCAAAGAAACGGTTCCGTTTTGGAGCGCCATTTTCAGCGCAGCATCTACCGGTACAGTTGCAAAGATCGAACCACCACGGCCATTCACCGCAGCAACACCTGTTACTGAAGTGGAGATGTCTTTGTTATTTGCACTGTTTGCACTGTCTTCCAACATCAACTTCGTGAATGAAGAAGCCAAGTTAGAGAACGTACCTTCAATGGTCATCGGTGCATTACCATCATACTTAACACGAACCTGACCACCACGCTGTGGTAAGTCTGGGGTATCAATCATTGTAAGGAGCAAGTCCAAGTTAATGGCAGAGCCAGAAGTGATCGTAGGAATTGCGCCTGTATCAAAGCTGCTTCCTTCAGCAAAAGAAACAAACACAACGTTGTCATTGTCGTTTGCATCTTTTGGGTGATCAACGTTTACAGAGACGGTACCATAACCATCAACAGAGAAAGCAGGTGTTACCGTGCCTTGTGCACCTACGGTTGCGCCATCAACTGGCTCGGAGAAGATGATGTAATAACCATCTAATTTACCATTTGCATTTTGGTCAACGGTACCAGCATACATGGCAACTGGTGCAGCTTTATCTGTAGCGTTGCGGAGCCAAAGTTCACGACCAGCAGCTGGGAAACCATCTGGAACAGCTTGGTTGGTTTGAACAGGATCGCGGTCTCCGATATCTTCGCTATTGCCATCTGCCAAATAACGGCTTTGTGGCATGTAGTCAGTATGATAGGTAGCAGCTTCACCCGTAGCGTCTGCTTTCGCATAACCTAAGTTGGTTCCAGCAGCATTGGTCAATACGGATTTGTCAAATCCACTCAAGTAAACACGGACTTTACGATCATCCGGACGTGCTTGGGTAAATGCATGGTCAATTACAATCGGATTTACACCATCATTGGTGCGTACCAAGAAATTGTTTTGACTCCATTTGGCATTGCCTTTGGTGGCTTCATCGGTACGTGCGGCAGCTGCACTGGCTTTAGCATCTAAGTAAAGACCTAGGTTGTTGCCTAATTTTTCCGAGTAAACAAACTCAACAGCATCAATATAGCCGTCTTTGTTGGTATCCAAAGCGCAGATGTCAATGATTGCAGGAGGCGCATCGTCGTCACCAGGGAAGGTAACTGAAGAAGCGGTAGAAGTCGCTTCGGTGTTACCACCTTTTGCCAACTCGATACCTACTGCATCACGAATTTGTTTGTTCACAGGAGTAGTTGCCTGCCCAGTGGTATAGGTAAAGTTTGGCCAAGCGTCGGTATCTGGCGTGGTTTTTTCTGTAAGGTTCAATACACTCTTGGTATAGCGGTTCGCCAAGTTGGCGTGAGGGCCAGACTCAAGTGTACTTGCACCATAAGAAGCAACGGTATAAGCCCCATAGAAGCTATCCGAAATAGAGGTAGCCGCTTTAAAATCAGCCAAAGCTGGAAGGGTTACGGCTTCGGAGTAGGTAACGGTGTAGGTATCAATTTTACCATTGCCTTGAACATTTGGCGTACCAGCAATGTGTGTAGCACCAGCAGTTCCGCCGGCAACGTTAGTGTCGTTGGTCTCAGCAGAGGTAACGAAAGGCGCAACACAGTCTGCTACCGCAAAGTTGGTAGCTGTAGAAAGTGGGGCACGGAAGTTGCTCAAAAGACGCAATCCACCTTGATCACTGACGTTACCAGGGGTATAGGTCATCGTAAGCGCTTCACCCGTCCATGCTTGGGCATAAACCTCATTGATGTTAAGGGTAATTACACCTACGCCACCTTCGTTGGTAATGCCACCACCACTTACGGTGTGCGCAGGAGCTGGAGCAGCTGTTACATCACCAAAGGCACCAGCAGCGAAGCCAGATGTGGCAATGGGGCCATTGAGTTTGATTTTGACTTGGTCAATACGACCATCAGCATCAGCGTCGCCCGTACAAGCAGAAGCAAATGAAACAAATACCCCATCTTGCTCATCAAGGGTAAAGGTTTCAATCTGGCCTACTTTGGTTCCACCGCCCACCATGGCCAATTGGCCTGTGTTTGCATTGTACGTTACTTGTGGTTTAGTATCGCCGTCGAACGATGCTTTTTCTGTAACGCTCAAGAACACGTCTTGGTAGCCGGCAGCTGCGATGGAGATACCGGTTACACCAGCTGAGCGAAGTGCGTCAGCATAGGCCATCGTTGCTGCATCGCCTTCAAAGTCGCCAAAAGTTGGCGCGGCATCAGAGAAGGTGTAGCCTGCAACGGTGAAGCCGTCGTAGTTAGGGACAGTACCCGGCTGGAAGGAACTTCCGACGGAGCCTGAGTTTAGGAGAACAACTTTGTCAATCTTACCGTTTCCGTTGGTATCCAACGTTACGATAGCACTGAACGGCTGTCCTGTCTGAGCAAAAGCTGCGCTAATGCTCAGTAAACCCACTGCTACGACTGCCAGTACTTTTGAGAAGGTTTTTTTCAT
Protein-coding regions in this window:
- a CDS encoding T9SS type A sorting domain-containing protein gives rise to the protein MKKTFSKVLAVVAVGLLSISAAFAQTGQPFSAIVTLDTNGNGKIDKVVLLNSGSVGSSFQPGTVPNYDGFTVAGYTFSDAAPTFGDFEGDAATMAYADALRSAGVTGISIAAAGYQDVFLSVTEKASFDGDTKPQVTYNANTGQLAMVGGGTKVGQIETFTLDEQDGVFVSFASACTGDADADGRIDQVKIKLNGPIATSGFAAGAFGDVTAAPAPAHTVSGGGITNEGGVGVITLNINEVYAQAWTGEALTMTYTPGNVSDQGGLRLLSNFRAPLSTATNFAVADCVAPFVTSAETNDTNVAGGTAGATHIAGTPNVQGNGKIDTYTVTYSEAVTLPALADFKAATSISDSFYGAYTVASYGASTLESGPHANLANRYTKSVLNLTEKTTPDTDAWPNFTYTTGQATTPVNKQIRDAVGIELAKGGNTEATSTASSVTFPGDDDAPPAIIDICALDTNKDGYIDAVEFVYSEKLGNNLGLYLDAKASAAAARTDEATKGNAKWSQNNFLVRTNDGVNPIVIDHAFTQARPDDRKVRVYLSGFDKSVLTNAAGTNLGYAKADATGEAATYHTDYMPQSRYLADGNSEDIGDRDPVQTNQAVPDGFPAAGRELWLRNATDKAAPVAMYAGTVDQNANGKLDGYYIIFSEPVDGATVGAQGTVTPAFSVDGYGTVSVNVDHPKDANDNDNVVFVSFAEGSSFDTGAIPTITSGSAINLDLLLTMIDTPDLPQRGGQVRVKYDGNAPMTIEGTFSNLASSFTKLMLEDSANSANNKDISTSVTGVAAVNGRGGSIFATVPVDAALKMALQNGTVSLKVYGTAGVELSVALTGTNIKDFAGNAMVSVSDAMNNTLNHKSGAPAVLDRLFDDAEPVLVRAVGQVGFKRIRVTFSETVQEVGAAEGNFTYTNDGTPPGAPTPAHASAYGGGAITFPAGSTSFTIDNATNNNLIKYDVLGDVLGIVRANITANNNYISDMAGTTAVSGRSATVTIATTLNIPNLPTDRYGATATVAKATGAAVVTPMQITGAGLGGNPIWATAASSNDRKGNITNGVDISINDPDAPKIAAAWTLDTNSDGKVDLVLVKLDEEIDDNTVDASKFTVDGYTVNSFIKPATAAGANDPRTYYWSNGAENTAATMSQVDQLQDEWVALSVGKTGGAENGDTDAKPQVTNAAGAVSDFNSNQMAANATGVASMDYAGPAIISANIIGPNTFVVNFSENVAAVDNGDILFDMNNTGALPAPANIVAVNVTARAVTYTTYPINLFMIAPSNNLKVSLSNINKVKDLNGTARFNLQNSANAAPTATLNGPNAGKVNAGDLVRTVSPITACGAAGPALVAGTNGAVVSGEICRSTNDPFHPTYQFGATKVARYEVYMTKAGVSTLVAQFAPPATGASGATGTDKFSVTFAVAPTSGTVTFSVAVVGENMTKDDGVREAGNNYTLANSAASNMVAWGTVNMTDDVAPANVGKDLAIVDGDAGKQLVATFTSADHGKFTQYGPSFGTKVGNTVTVFAVTEYKVYDAAGALVATVPATQATVAGGKVSITFEAPAFGGSDYTVKASDGINVSEASNAAKGSAIGGTVPGDANGDGKVNVQDLAVFAQTYGAAAGTANYTKTFDFDNNGSIGLADYARFAKLFGTGAALGKTEQLPVTSAKLSVEVKGNLAYVRATGLTNVQGFQFDIAAEGAEVVKVQDGAAFKGNSLSVASGNTYAVASTAGVVENGVIAVIELSAKAKSVKLSDIIVVEAAAAKGAEEVTGVGIPSEFALDQNYPNPFNPTTAIRFSLPESASVKLQIFDMTGRLVKTMVSGQVEAGVHTMTWNATDNAGAPVASGVYLYRIQAGNFVKVNKMTLLK